One region of Wyeomyia smithii strain HCP4-BCI-WySm-NY-G18 chromosome 3, ASM2978416v1, whole genome shotgun sequence genomic DNA includes:
- the LOC129728280 gene encoding E3 SUMO-protein ligase ZBED1-like, protein MSNHPRFVLTSDEIQRLVIYYTIYYLFLLKQNAPNSSSCCFNFLQVSVIVTDGGANIVSAAKNVFGDARHVICVDHSLSRITTVAIDQSPLFKILLTKIRSIVAFFKKSINAADEIRALQLKEVSSNADILKLIKDEPTRWGSNYAMLERFIKLADKVSLLAAATEGRDLLQPVAHTITELKGETVSLSGKVIPMLKNMKRSIDSMSPTTEPVRQLKTMFQAQYERKFKDIEFVDTFSIATLLDPRFKTLYLCPLAHAKVLKNVSDMVQIANKDSTTNPNEISSFASKAGSNNLWNFHHQMLQSVGMNFTAPQKCIGKDRSSRNRSCSSDFLCESWEGSAESILEIDLFLEIAQS, encoded by the exons ATGTCAAACCATCCAAGATTCGTTCTCACGAGTGATGAAATACAAAGGTTAGTCATATATTATACAATTTATTatctgtttcttttaaaacaaaacgcgCCGAATTCGTCGTCgtgttgttttaattttttgcagGTATCCGTTATAGTTACGGATGGGGGAGCCAACATCGTGTCtgctgcaaaaaatgtttttggagATGCGAGACATGTTATATGTGTCGACCACAGCTTGAGTCGCATCACCACTGTTGCTATTGACCAATCGCCTCTATTTAAAATTCTTTTGACGAAAATACGGTCCATCGTAGCTTTTTTCAAGAAATCCATCAATGCTGCGGATGAGATTCGCGCCCTGCAGCTCAAAGAGGTTAGCTCAAACGCTGACATATTAAAGTTAATCAAGGATGAGCCTACCAGGTGGGGCAGCAACTACGCGATGCTGGAACGCTTCATTAAGCTTGCAGATaaggttagttta CTGGCGGCGGCTACTGAGGGGCGCGATTTACTGCAACCTGTGGCTCATACGATAACTGAGCTGAAAGGTGAAACTGTTTCCCTTTCAGGGAAGGTGATCCCGATGTTAAAGAACATGAAAAGG AGTATCGACTCAATGAGTCCTACTACCGAGCCAGTCAGACAATTGAAAACGATGTTTCAGGCACAATATGAGCGAAAATTCAAGGATATAGAATTCGTAGATACATTTTCTATTGCGACGCTGTTAGATCCACGTTTTAAAACCCTCTATCTCTGTCCGTTAGCTCATGCAAAGGTGCTTAAAAACGTATCAGATATGGTTCAAATTGCAAACAAAGACTCAACGACTAATCCTAATGAAATTTCATCGTTTGCATCGAAAGCCGGGTCGAACAATTTATGGAATTTTCACCACCAAATG TTACAATCGGTTGGTATGAATTTCACAGCGCCTCAAAAATGTATTGGAAAAGATCGATCCAGCAGAAATCGATCCTGCAGCTCCGATTTTTTATGTGAATCCTGGGAGGGGTCAGCTGAATCGATCCTCGAGATCGATCTTTTCCTGGAGATCGCCCAATCCTAG